In Penaeus vannamei isolate JL-2024 chromosome 4, ASM4276789v1, whole genome shotgun sequence, a single window of DNA contains:
- the LOC113824389 gene encoding pro-resilin-like codes for MSAKLIIFATLVAVALARPDQPPAYGYAAPTPAPAPAKYDFNYAVKDEYSGNDFGHQEARDGYDTQGSYYVLLPDGRLQKVAYTVNGDSGYVAEVSYEGEAQYPAEQPAYKPAPSYA; via the exons ATGTCAGCTAAG CTTATCATTTTTGCCACCCTTGTGGCCGTGGCCCTCGCCCGCCCTGACCAGCCCCCGGCCTATGGCTATGCCGCCCCTACACCTGCTCCTGcacctgccaagtacgacttcaactacgccgtcaagGACGAATATtctggcaacgacttcggtcaccaggaggcccgtgatggctatgacacccagggatcctactacgtcctccttcccgacggtcgtctgcagaaggtcgcctacactgtcaacggcgactctggctacgtggctgaggtcagctacgagggtgaggcccagtacccTGCCGAACAGCCTGCTTACAAGCCCGCCCCCTCATATGCCTAA
- the LOC138861535 gene encoding cuticle protein 8-like, producing MSAKLIIFAALVAVALARPDQPPAYGYAAPTPAPAPAKYDFNYAVKDEYSGNDFGHQEARDGYDTQGAYYVLLPDGRLQKVAYTVNGDSGYVAEVSYEGEAQYPAEQPAYKPAPSYSRTQAYSVVVRGWSLKYINRPLATNCISIWISLIMSAKLIVFAALVAVALARPDQPPAYGYAAPTPAPAPAKYDFNYAVKDDYSGNDFGHQEARDGYDTQGAYYVLLPDGRLQKVAYTVNGDSGFVAEVSYEGEAQYPAEQPAYKPAPSYA from the exons ATGTCAGCTAAG CTTATAATTTTTGCCGCCCTTGTGGCCGTGGCCCTCGCCCGCCCTGACCAGCCCCCGGCCTATGGCTATGCCGCCCCTACACCTGCTCCTGcacctgccaagtacgacttcaactacgccgtcaagGACGAATATtctggcaacgacttcggtcaccaggaggcccgtgatGGCTATGACACCCAGGGAGCCTattacgtcctccttcccgacggtcgtctgcagaaggtcgcctacactgtcaacggcgactctggctacgtggctgaggtcagctacgagggcgaggcccAGTACCCTGCCGAACAGCCTGCTTACAAGCCCGCCCCCTCATAT AGCCGCACACAAGCTTACAGTGTTGTGGTTCGAG GGTGGAGCCTCAAATATATAAACCGGCCACTTGCTACGAACTGCATCAGTATCTGGATCAGCCTTATCATGTCAGCTAAG CTTATCGTTTTTGCCGCCCTTGTGGCTGTGGCCCTCGCCCGCCCTGATCAGCCCCCGGCCTATGGCTATGCCGCCCCTACACCTGCTCCTGcacctgccaagtacgacttcaactacgcagTCAAGGACGACTATTCTGGAAACGACTTCGGCCACCAGGAGGCTCGCGATGGCTATGACACCCAGGGagcctactacgtcctccttcccgacggtcgtctgcagaaggtcgcctacaccgtcaacggcgactctggcttcgtggctgaggtcagctacgagggtgaggcccagtacccTGCCGAACAGCCTGCTTACAAGCCCGCCCCCTCATATGCCTAA
- the LOC113824387 gene encoding cuticle protein 7-like, translated as MSPKLVIIAALVAVALARPDQPPAYGYAAPTPAPAPAKYDFNYAVKDEYSGNDFGHQEARDGYDTQGSYYVQLPDGRLQKVTYTVNGDSGFVAEVSYEGEAQYPAEQPAYKPAPSYA; from the exons ATGTCTCCCAAG CTCGTTATCATTGCTGCCCTTGTGGCCGTGGCCCTCGCCCGCCCTGATCAGCCCCCAGCCTATGGCTATGCCGCCCCTACACCTGCTCCTGcacctgccaagtacgacttcaactacgccgtcaagGACGAATATTCTGGAAACGACTTCGGCCACCAGGAGGCTCGCGACGGCTATGACACACAGGGTTCCTACTACGTTcagcttcccgacggtcgtctgcagaaggtcacctacactgtcaacggcgactctggcttcgtggccgaggtcagctacgagggcgaggcccAGTACCCTGCCGAACAGCCTGCTTACAAGCCCGCCCCTTCATATGCTTAG
- the LOC113824396 gene encoding pro-resilin-like: MAVFVVAAFARPDQDPGYDYSAPSSPAKYNVNYAVRDDYSNNDFGHQEARDGYDTQGSYYVLLPDGRLQKVTYYVNGDSGFVAEVSYEGEAQYPAEQPSYKPTPSYA, encoded by the coding sequence ATGGCTGTCTTCGTGGTAGCTGCTTTTGCCCGCCCCGACCAAGATCCAGGCTACGATTATTCAGCCCCTTCATCTCCTGCAAAGTACAACGTCAACTACGCCGTCAGAGATGATTATTCTAACAACGACTTCGGTCATCAGGAGGCTCGTGACGGCTACGACACGCAAGGATCTTACTACGTCctgcttcccgacggtcgtctgcagaaggtcacTTACTACGTCAACGGCGATTCTGGCTTCGTGGCTGAAGTCAGCTACGAGGGAGAGGCCCAGTACCCTGCTGAACAGCCCTCCTACAAGCCAACGCCTTCGTATGCCTAA
- the LOC113824384 gene encoding pro-resilin-like, translated as MSPKFIIFTALVAVALARPDQAPAYGYAAPTPAPAPAKYDFNYAVKDEYSGNDFGHQEARDGYDTQGSYYVLLPDGRLQKVAYTVNGDSGYVAEVSYEGEAQYPAEQPAYKPAPSYA; from the exons ATGTCTCCCAAG TTCATTATCTTTACTGCTCTTGTGGCCGTGGCTCTTGCCCGCCCTGATCAAGCCCCAGCCTATGGCTATGCCGCCCCTACACCTGCTCCTGcacctgccaagtacgacttcaactacgccgtcaagGACGAATATTCTGGaaacgacttcggtcaccaggaggcccgtgatGGCTATGACACTCAAggttcctactacgtcctccttcccgacggtcgtctgcagaaggtcgcctacactgtcaacggagactccggttacgtggctgaggtcagctacgagggcgaggcccAGTACCCTGCCGAACAGCCTGCTTACAAGCCCGCCCCTTCATATGCTTAG
- the LOC113824383 gene encoding cuticle protein 7-like yields MSPKFTIIAALVAVALARPDQPPAYGYAAPTSAPAPAKYDFNYAVKDEYSGNDFGHQEARDGYDTQGSYYVLLPDGRLQKVAYTVNGDSGFVAEVSYEGEAQYPAEQPAYKPAPSYA; encoded by the exons ATGTCTCCTAAG TTCACCATCATCGCTGCCCTTGTGGCCGTGGCCCTCGCCCGCCCTGATCAGCCCCCAGCCTATGGATATGCAGCTCCTACATCTGCCCCTGcacctgccaagtacgacttcaactacgccgtcaagGACGAATATTCTGGAAACGACTTCGGCCACCAGGAGGCCCGTGATGGTTATGACACCCAGGGTTcttactacgtcctccttcccgacggtcgtctgcagaaggtcgcctacaccgtcaacggcgactctggcttcgtggctgaggtcagctacgagggcgaggcccAGTACCCTGCCGAACAGCCTGCTTACAAGCCCGCCCCTTCATATGCTTAA
- the LOC113824393 gene encoding pro-resilin-like yields the protein MTAKFIIAAAFVVMALARPEDTPGYDYSAPSSPAKYDFNYAVKDDYSSNDFGHQEDRDGYGAQGSYYVLLPDGRLQKVTYSVNGDSGFVAEVSYEGEAQYPEYKPSYKPTPSYA from the exons ATGACTGCAAAG TTTATTATTGCTGCTGCCTTTGTGGTCATGGCACTCGCCCGCCCCGAGGACACTCCAGGCTATGATTACTCTGCCCCTTCCTcacctgccaagtacgacttcaactacgctgtCAAGGACGACTACTCCagcaacgacttcggtcaccaggaAGATCGCGATGGCTACGGTGCCCAGGGctcctactacgtcctccttcccgacggccgtctgcagaaggtcacctactccgtcaacggcgactctggcttcgtggccgaggtcagctacgagggcgaggcccAGTACCCTGAGTACAAGCCTTCCTACAAGCCAACCCCTTCTTATGCCTAA